Proteins encoded in a region of the Pelmatolapia mariae isolate MD_Pm_ZW linkage group LG6, Pm_UMD_F_2, whole genome shotgun sequence genome:
- the LOC134629375 gene encoding tubulin beta-4B chain-like — MREIVHLQAGQCGNQIGAKFWEVISDEHGIDPTGTYHGDSDLQLDRINVYYNEASGGKYVPRAILVDLEPGTMDSVRSGPFGQIFRPDNFVFGQSGAGNNWAKGHYTEGAELVDSVLDVVRKEAESCDCLQGFQLTHSLGGGTGSGMGTLLISKIREEYPDRIMNTFSVVPSPKVSDTVVEPYNATLSVHQLVENTDETYCIDNEALYDICFRTLKLTTPTYGDLNHLVSATMSGVTTCLRFPGQLNADLRKLAVNMVPFPRLHFFMPGFAPLTSRGSQQYRALSVPELTQQMFDAKNMMAACDPRHGRYLTVAAVFRGRMSMKEVDEQMLNVQNKNSSYFVEWIPNNVKTAVCDIPPRGLKMAATFIGNSTAIQELFKRISEQFTAMFRRKAFLHWYTGEGMDEMEFTEAESNMNDLVSEYQQYQDATAEEGEFEEEGEEEVA, encoded by the exons ATGCGTGAGATTGTGCACCTGCAAGCCGGGCAGTGCGGGAACCAGATTGGAGCCAag TTCTGGGAGGTGATCAGTGATGAGCACGGCATCGACCCAACAGGAACCTACCACGGAGACAGTGACCTGCAGCTGGATAGAATCAACGTCTACTACAATGAAGCTTCAG GTGGAAAATATGTGCCTAGGGCCATCTTAGTAGATCTGGAGCCAGGCACTATGGACTCTGTCCGCTCTGGGCCTTTTGGACAGATCTTCAGGCCAGACAACTTTGTCTTTG GTCAGAGTGGAGCGGGTAATAACTGGGCGAAGGGCCACTACACGGAGGGAGCCGAGCTGGTGGACtctgttctggatgtggtgagGAAGGAGGCTGAGAGCTGCGACTGCCTTCAAGGCTTCCAGCTCACACACTCTCTGGGTGGCGGTACTGGCTCTGGTATGGGAACTCTGCTAATCAGCAAGATCCGTGAGGAGTATCCAGATCGAATCATGAACACCTTCAGTGTGGTGCCCTCTCCTAAG GTGTCAGACACAGTGGTGGAGCCCTACAACGCCACACTGTCTGTCCACCAGCTGGTTGAAAACACAGACGAGACTTACTGTATCGACAACGAGGCCCTGTATGACATCTGCTTCCGCACCCTCAAGCTCACCACTCCCACTTACGGAGACCTCAACCACCTGGTCTCCGCCACCATGAGTGGGGTCACGACTTGCCTTCGTTTCCCCGGTCAGCTCAATGCTGACCTCCGCAAGCTGGCTGTCAACATGGTTCCCTTCCCTCGTCTGCACTTCTTCATGCCCGGCTTTGCTCCACTCACCAGCAGGGGTAGCCAGCAGTACAGAGCCCTCTCTGTGCCCGAACTCACTCAGCAGATGTTCGATGCCAAGAACATGATGGCCGCCTGCGACCCACGCCACGGCCGCTACCTCACCGTGGCCGCTGTGTTCCGAGGGCGGATGTCCATGAAGGAGGTGGATGAGCAGATGCTGAATGTGCAGAATAAAAACAGCAGCTACTTCGTGGAGTGGATCCCCAACAACGTCAAGACAGCCGTGTGCGACATCCCGCCCCGTGGCCTCAAGATGGCCGCGACCTTTATCGGCAACAGCACTGCTATCCAGGAGCTGTTCAAACGCATCTCTGAGCAGTTCACGGCCATGTTCCGCCGCAAGGCCTTCCTCCACTGGTACACTGGCGAGGGTATGGATGAGATGGAGTTCACTGAAGCGGAGAGCAACATGAACGACTTGGTGTCCGAGTACCAGCAGTACCAGGATGCTACAGCCGAGGAGGGAGAGTttgaggaggagggagaggaggaggtggccTAA